A single uncultured Acetobacterium sp. DNA region contains:
- a CDS encoding HAMP domain-containing protein, with translation MLVIIEKKTKRHTEVAQKIAAGDFSEAIAPSSKSDPLESSLTSIQKSVGFVLDYLMQLPELVEMESCFDLKQEATLAGNYRKATDQLNLAMNLVSSKRDYFQAVLDAMPYRVTAVDNDSKITFLNKTLADLMKITGTAAHREDMYGTDCSDCNLQMCKTENCGITAFKKSGRTEYPFEFRDRYYRMDTNAILNRKGETIGYLEISHDTTPTESVAHYTKKEVQRLEENLERLSSGNLDFNIAIQEPNEYTHDTYKQFMTIENNLIRVKDSISDLIEDATQLTRAAIRGELNTRADEMRFGGAWQKLIKGMNGILEKISKPIDAVVATMDEMSEGNLDAAVSGNYKGSFELLKTSVNTMGSRFKTVVTEISAITEEIGNGNLNIRDVRVYQGDFNAISISLNTILEKLNALLGDINDAAEQVNAGANQISDSSQSLAQGSTEQASSIQELTASITEIADQTKNNAVDANKASALAAEVMENADQGNRQMIEM, from the coding sequence ATGTTGGTTATAATTGAAAAAAAAACAAAACGACACACGGAAGTTGCTCAAAAAATTGCAGCTGGTGATTTTTCCGAAGCAATTGCGCCCTCGTCCAAATCAGATCCTCTGGAAAGCAGCCTCACATCCATCCAGAAATCTGTCGGCTTTGTTCTTGACTACCTGATGCAATTGCCTGAACTGGTGGAAATGGAAAGCTGTTTTGATCTCAAACAGGAAGCTACCTTGGCTGGCAATTATCGAAAAGCTACTGACCAGCTCAATCTGGCCATGAATTTGGTATCCAGTAAAAGAGATTATTTTCAGGCAGTCCTTGATGCCATGCCTTATCGCGTAACAGCCGTTGACAATGATTCGAAAATTACGTTTCTCAATAAAACACTTGCTGATTTAATGAAGATAACTGGTACTGCCGCACATCGTGAAGACATGTATGGCACTGATTGCTCAGATTGTAATCTGCAAATGTGCAAGACCGAAAATTGTGGCATTACTGCATTCAAAAAAAGTGGTCGAACTGAATATCCCTTTGAATTTAGAGACCGCTACTATCGTATGGATACAAACGCAATTTTAAATAGAAAGGGCGAAACGATTGGGTATCTGGAAATCTCTCACGACACGACACCAACCGAAAGTGTGGCCCACTATACAAAAAAAGAAGTTCAACGACTAGAGGAGAACTTAGAACGATTATCCTCCGGAAATCTGGATTTCAATATCGCTATTCAGGAGCCAAATGAATATACCCATGATACCTATAAACAGTTTATGACCATCGAAAATAATTTGATCCGTGTAAAAGATTCAATTAGTGATCTCATCGAAGATGCGACCCAGCTCACCCGGGCAGCAATCCGCGGTGAATTGAACACCCGGGCTGATGAAATGCGTTTCGGTGGGGCTTGGCAGAAACTGATTAAGGGTATGAATGGTATTCTTGAAAAAATTTCAAAACCAATCGATGCCGTTGTGGCTACCATGGATGAAATGTCTGAGGGAAATTTGGACGCGGCTGTGAGCGGAAACTATAAGGGCAGTTTTGAATTATTAAAAACCTCAGTTAATACAATGGGCAGCCGATTTAAAACTGTTGTCACTGAAATTTCGGCGATTACTGAAGAGATTGGTAATGGGAATCTAAATATTCGTGATGTCCGAGTGTATCAAGGCGATTTCAATGCCATTTCTATTTCCCTCAATACGATTCTTGAAAAATTAAATGCGCTATTGGGTGACATCAACGATGCTGCTGAACAAGTTAATGCCGGAGCTAATCAGATATCTGACAGCAGCCAATCATTGGCTCAAGGCTCTACCGAGCAAGCCAGCTCAATTCAGGAACTAACCGCATCCATCACTGAAATCGCCGACCAGACTAAGAACAATGCAGTTGATGCAAACAAGGCAAGCGCATTAGCTGCTGAAGTTATGGAAAATGCCGATCAAGGTAATCGTCAGATGATCGAAATGTAG
- a CDS encoding Glu/Leu/Phe/Val dehydrogenase, whose translation MREFYDPYLNVVDVMTEAMEIGGMNQYMFDIIKNPQRETKVYLPVEMDDGTVQVFEGYRVQHSNIRGPFKGGIRFHQDCNLNEVKALATWMSLKCAVVNIPYGGAKGGVRVDPDTLSLRELRKLTRRYAFAIEPLIGADTDIPAPDVNTNSQTMAWILDTYSMLKGKPCPGVVTGKPLELGGSKGRNSATGRGVAISTKLILERDGKKLEDISVAISGMGNVGGNAARILFHRGSKIVALSDVSGGIYCENGLDADEIFEFLEIKGRQLKDYQKEGVSHISHEEVLTCKCDVLIPAALENQIHAENAEKLQCSYIIEGANGPTSVEADALLEERGIVLMPDIFANSGGVIVSYFEWVQNIQILTWNRDQVNKTLEKIMSAAFLEIIEEHQQSHCSLRMAAYIIALKRLIYAEEIKGIFP comes from the coding sequence ATGAGAGAATTCTATGATCCATATTTAAACGTGGTAGATGTAATGACAGAGGCAATGGAAATTGGCGGGATGAATCAATATATGTTCGATATCATTAAGAATCCCCAGCGGGAAACAAAAGTATATTTGCCCGTCGAAATGGATGATGGAACAGTACAGGTGTTTGAAGGATATCGGGTGCAACACTCCAATATCCGGGGGCCATTTAAAGGGGGAATCCGGTTTCATCAGGACTGTAATTTAAATGAAGTAAAGGCACTGGCAACCTGGATGTCCTTGAAATGTGCCGTGGTCAATATTCCCTACGGCGGGGCCAAAGGCGGGGTGCGGGTGGATCCGGATACCTTGTCCTTACGGGAACTCCGCAAACTGACAAGGCGCTACGCCTTTGCCATTGAACCGTTAATCGGAGCAGATACCGACATACCAGCACCGGACGTCAATACCAACTCACAAACCATGGCCTGGATTCTGGATACTTATAGCATGTTAAAAGGCAAACCTTGCCCCGGGGTGGTCACTGGTAAACCGTTGGAGCTGGGGGGCTCCAAAGGACGAAACTCGGCCACTGGCAGGGGCGTGGCCATCAGTACCAAACTGATTCTGGAACGGGATGGCAAGAAGCTGGAAGACATCTCGGTGGCGATTTCCGGGATGGGCAACGTCGGTGGGAATGCGGCCCGGATTCTTTTTCATCGGGGCAGTAAAATTGTCGCTTTGAGCGATGTTTCTGGGGGCATCTACTGCGAAAACGGCCTGGATGCTGATGAAATATTTGAGTTTCTGGAGATTAAAGGCAGGCAGTTAAAAGATTATCAGAAAGAGGGGGTCAGCCATATTTCGCATGAAGAGGTGTTGACCTGTAAATGCGATGTACTGATTCCGGCGGCGCTGGAGAATCAGATCCATGCAGAAAACGCTGAAAAACTGCAATGTTCCTATATTATTGAGGGGGCCAACGGACCGACCAGTGTGGAAGCAGATGCGTTGTTGGAAGAACGAGGCATTGTGCTGATGCCGGATATCTTTGCCAATAGCGGTGGTGTGATTGTCTCTTATTTTGAGTGGGTGCAAAATATTCAGATCTTAACCTGGAATCGGGATCAAGTCAATAAAACGCTGGAAAAGATTATGTCCGCTGCTTTTCTGGAGATCATCGAAGAACACCAGCAATCCCATTGCTCATTGCGGATGGCAGCCTATATTATTGCTTTAAAACGATTGATCTACGCTGAAGAAATCAAAGGAATCTTCCCGTGA
- a CDS encoding 2-isopropylmalate synthase, which produces MSRKIYVFDTTLRDGEQVPGAKLNLAEKLEVAEQIAKMKVDMMEVGFPSSSQGDFEAVQAISRKIGKDVWIAALGRAVQSDIDCVYESIREAENPLIHIVLGSSDVHVAKKFRKTPGQVIEMGVGAVKYASSLLPQVQYSLEDASRSEFEYLWQTIEAVVNAGATIINVPDTVGFAIPEEFGKLIYQINDRLKNLDPQVMLSVHCHNDTGLATANTLAAVKNGADKVECTINGIGERAGNTSLEEVIMGIQLHEDYYGGHTTVDTRQIYETSRMVSATMGLDIQVNKAITGENAFAHSSGIHQDGLLKSKDVYEIMDPETIGAPAMEIVLTARSGRHAFMHVTKRLGFDIPEEAQTEIYQQFLAMADAKKEIYDNDVLMLLNSSAIPSSNSPELWQLVDYELKVIGGLPSATVKLTRGDQEVVTSQNGSGVIDALYGAIMEAIGTPIELIDYRINSLSRGKGSLGKVTTQIRCHDQLFSGKAIEQDVMQASALSLINAVNKMVLEQARDN; this is translated from the coding sequence ATGTCACGAAAAATTTATGTATTCGACACAACCTTAAGAGATGGGGAACAGGTACCGGGAGCCAAATTGAATCTGGCCGAAAAGTTAGAGGTGGCCGAGCAGATTGCAAAAATGAAGGTGGATATGATGGAGGTGGGGTTCCCTTCATCATCCCAGGGAGATTTTGAAGCTGTTCAGGCGATCAGTCGCAAAATCGGAAAGGACGTCTGGATTGCTGCCCTGGGGCGGGCAGTCCAATCAGATATTGACTGCGTTTATGAGAGTATCCGGGAGGCCGAAAATCCACTGATTCATATTGTCCTGGGATCGTCGGATGTTCACGTCGCCAAGAAATTCAGAAAGACACCCGGCCAGGTCATTGAGATGGGGGTCGGAGCGGTTAAATATGCCAGTAGTCTGCTTCCCCAGGTTCAGTATTCCCTGGAAGATGCCAGTCGCTCGGAGTTTGAGTATCTCTGGCAAACCATTGAAGCGGTGGTGAACGCAGGAGCTACCATTATCAACGTGCCGGATACAGTAGGTTTCGCTATTCCTGAAGAATTCGGGAAACTGATCTATCAGATCAATGACCGTTTGAAAAATCTCGACCCTCAGGTGATGCTCAGTGTTCATTGTCATAATGACACCGGTCTAGCCACTGCCAATACCCTGGCCGCGGTCAAAAACGGAGCGGATAAGGTAGAATGTACCATCAATGGGATTGGCGAACGGGCTGGGAATACTTCATTAGAGGAAGTGATCATGGGGATTCAACTTCATGAAGATTATTATGGTGGACATACTACAGTAGATACCCGGCAGATTTATGAAACCTCCCGGATGGTCAGTGCTACCATGGGGTTGGATATCCAGGTGAATAAGGCCATCACTGGGGAAAATGCCTTTGCTCATTCTTCGGGAATCCATCAGGATGGGTTACTCAAATCAAAAGATGTCTATGAAATTATGGATCCGGAAACCATCGGGGCACCGGCAATGGAAATTGTCCTCACCGCCAGATCCGGCCGCCATGCTTTTATGCACGTAACAAAGCGTCTGGGCTTTGATATTCCCGAAGAAGCCCAGACGGAAATCTATCAGCAGTTTTTAGCCATGGCCGATGCCAAAAAAGAAATTTATGATAATGATGTGTTGATGCTGTTAAATAGCAGTGCCATCCCCAGCAGCAACAGTCCGGAATTATGGCAGCTGGTCGATTATGAGTTGAAGGTCATTGGCGGATTGCCTTCGGCGACGGTGAAGCTGACTCGAGGTGATCAAGAAGTTGTAACGAGTCAGAATGGCTCCGGTGTCATTGATGCCCTTTATGGCGCTATTATGGAAGCCATTGGTACACCGATTGAACTCATCGATTACCGGATCAATAGCTTAAGCCGGGGGAAAGGCAGTCTGGGAAAGGTTACCACTCAAATTCGCTGTCACGATCAATTGTTTTCAGGGAAGGCCATTGAACAGGATGTGATGCAGGCCAGTGCTTTATCACTGATTAATGCCGTCAATAAAATGGTACTGGAACAAGCTCGTGATAATTAA
- a CDS encoding MarR family transcriptional regulator: MEIENMHFIMLNNKIFRNNQIHLDKMLKKFDLSSGSMPYLFILERSEGVSLHEISKKIGNDKAMTTRTIKRLIELGYVYKLEKDGDCRAYQLYLTEKAKAILPQIHGGIQEIVDLITVDLSPEEKAVTLSSMKKIFARTKQLRIEEEINGKNI; the protein is encoded by the coding sequence GTGGAAATTGAAAACATGCATTTCATTATGCTCAACAATAAAATATTCAGAAATAACCAGATTCATCTGGATAAGATGTTAAAAAAATTTGATTTGAGCAGTGGGTCGATGCCGTATCTCTTTATTTTGGAACGAAGCGAGGGCGTCAGCCTCCATGAAATAAGCAAAAAAATCGGCAATGACAAGGCGATGACCACCCGTACCATCAAACGGCTGATTGAACTGGGTTATGTCTATAAATTAGAAAAAGATGGAGATTGTCGGGCCTATCAATTATATTTGACAGAAAAAGCGAAAGCGATACTGCCTCAAATTCATGGTGGAATTCAGGAGATTGTCGATTTAATCACGGTGGATTTATCCCCGGAAGAGAAGGCGGTTACGTTATCGTCCATGAAAAAAATATTTGCGCGAACCAAGCAGCTGAGAATTGAGGAGGAGATTAATGGAAAAAACATATGA
- a CDS encoding methyl-accepting chemotaxis protein has protein sequence MVDINKSSADISKIIKVIDDIAFQTNILALNAAVEAARAGQHGKGFAVVAEEVRTLAARSADAAKETTLLIEGSINKVQKGTRIADETAIALDQIVAGVGQVNGLISNIATSSNEQATGIAQINMGVEQVAHVVQQNSATAEQSAAASEELSGQSVLLKQMIDQFQLR, from the coding sequence ATGGTCGATATTAACAAATCTTCCGCCGATATTTCAAAAATCATTAAAGTCATTGATGATATTGCCTTCCAAACTAACATTCTTGCTCTAAATGCTGCCGTTGAAGCGGCTCGGGCTGGACAGCATGGCAAGGGATTTGCAGTCGTCGCTGAGGAAGTAAGAACATTAGCGGCCCGAAGTGCTGACGCTGCCAAAGAAACGACCTTGTTAATCGAAGGTTCCATCAACAAGGTTCAGAAAGGCACCAGAATAGCTGATGAAACAGCCATAGCGCTCGATCAAATCGTCGCTGGTGTTGGCCAGGTTAATGGCTTGATTAGCAATATTGCCACTTCTTCCAATGAACAAGCCACCGGTATTGCCCAGATCAATATGGGTGTTGAACAGGTTGCCCATGTTGTCCAGCAGAACTCAGCGACCGCTGAGCAAAGTGCGGCGGCCAGTGAAGAATTATCTGGTCAATCGGTTTTATTAAAACAAATGATTGATCAGTTTCAGCTGCGATAA
- a CDS encoding TetR/AcrR family transcriptional regulator: protein MEKEISRRDRKKLQVLNTLVEVTMKLFIEKGFEETTISEIATIADMGTGTFYNYFHSKEDLLKYVLAKKLDQTKDSLEALNHSSMSPPEKIAQILLTIGNIFKENQQLFNLCNRHLSLMGPPHGTEFRDILVNMIHEGQKNGDFRNDIPIEMITELFMGLIKSAITSHSKIPFETNLSCKLSLFMDGLLEK from the coding sequence ATGGAAAAAGAAATCAGTCGCAGAGACAGAAAAAAACTTCAGGTCCTCAACACTCTGGTTGAGGTGACAATGAAGCTGTTTATTGAAAAAGGGTTTGAAGAAACAACCATATCAGAAATTGCAACAATTGCAGATATGGGCACCGGAACATTTTATAATTATTTCCATTCAAAAGAGGATCTTCTTAAATATGTTCTGGCAAAAAAACTGGATCAAACAAAGGACTCTTTGGAAGCGTTAAACCACTCGTCAATGAGTCCTCCGGAAAAAATTGCTCAAATTTTATTAACCATCGGCAATATTTTTAAGGAAAATCAGCAATTATTTAACTTGTGCAATCGCCATCTTTCACTGATGGGACCACCTCATGGTACTGAATTCAGAGATATTTTAGTCAACATGATCCACGAAGGACAAAAAAATGGCGACTTCAGAAACGACATTCCCATTGAAATGATCACTGAACTGTTTATGGGTTTAATCAAATCTGCAATCACCAGTCATTCGAAAATCCCGTTTGAGACAAACCTGAGTTGCAAGCTAAGTTTATTTATGGATGGGCTTTTGGAAAAATAA
- a CDS encoding DUF3786 domain-containing protein: protein MQKDNYKNVCEYWRLKALEFDYEERYAALGLPGYNENNLPITYFGVDYEINRSDAKIHNIEKPEEEVDFYTQSAIYHLFYFSKEAPRNSNNFIPLHELRGAAPFSPAFKKSTLIPFAKTFEGKTQELIKAGEKLGFERLSNSDAGFQAMAFTCMPIRFLFWDGDDELLAQATILFDEKITDFTHEETVIGIGGDLVNRLIDAAGLNRLG from the coding sequence ATGCAAAAAGACAATTACAAAAATGTGTGTGAATATTGGCGATTAAAGGCGCTGGAGTTTGACTACGAAGAACGCTACGCCGCCCTGGGACTGCCCGGATACAATGAAAATAATTTACCGATCACTTATTTTGGTGTTGATTATGAGATTAACCGATCGGATGCCAAAATTCATAACATTGAAAAACCAGAAGAAGAGGTGGATTTCTATACGCAATCAGCCATTTATCATTTATTTTATTTTTCTAAAGAAGCACCCAGAAATTCCAATAATTTTATTCCCTTGCACGAACTGAGAGGCGCAGCACCATTTAGTCCGGCGTTTAAAAAATCAACGCTGATTCCCTTTGCCAAAACATTTGAAGGTAAAACCCAAGAATTAATCAAGGCTGGAGAAAAACTGGGCTTTGAACGGTTGTCAAATTCAGATGCCGGATTTCAGGCAATGGCATTCACCTGTATGCCAATTCGATTTCTTTTCTGGGACGGAGATGATGAACTACTGGCCCAGGCAACCATCCTGTTTGATGAAAAAATCACCGATTTCACCCATGAGGAAACCGTCATTGGCATTGGCGGTGATCTTGTGAATCGTCTTATCGATGCGGCAGGATTAAACCGACTGGGATAA